A single region of the Brachypodium distachyon strain Bd21 chromosome 3, Brachypodium_distachyon_v3.0, whole genome shotgun sequence genome encodes:
- the LOC100837709 gene encoding 26S proteasome non-ATPase regulatory subunit 2 homolog A: MSPPENPNGGAAAAPSEPAQPPKPSSSSTSKGKGKKDEKKDDDLSEEDLALKEQLELYVVRAQDTDPGVQKLALESMRQEIRSATSSMTSVPKPLKFLRPHYGTLKSYFESMQEPELKKYMADILSVLALTMAVEGERESLKYRLLGSEGDIGSWGHEYVRNLAGEIAQEFQKRQGDEMPIDALMELVQQIASFHMKHNAEPEAVDLLMEVEDLDLLVEHVDSTNYKRACLYLTSSFKYLPGPDDALALDIAYTIYMKFRDLTNALRIALLLDNKSAQYVKQVYTATDDLSLKKQFSYIIARHGLAMEIDDEIAADENDKEILQEIVNNSKLSEGYLTLARDIEVMEAKSPEDIYKVHLIDGRGASSSLDSARQNLAATFVNAFVNAGFGQDKLMTAPSDSSSSGSSGNWLFKNKEHGKASAAASLGMILLWDTDSGLAQLDKYLHSNDTHVVAGALLGIGVVSCGVKNECDPALAILLEYINKDDPNIRIGAILGLGIAYAGSQKDELRVQLSMVLGEPQATLEVLVFTAVALGLVFVGSCNEEIAQSIIFFLMERSEAELAEPIIRLLPVALGLLFLGKQENVEATAEVAKTFDEKIRKYCDVTLMSLAYAGTGNVLKVQKLLGICSQHLEKGETHQGPAVLGIALIAMSEELGAEMAVRSLERLLQYGEQNIRRAVPLALGILCISNPKVNVMDTLSRLSHDADADVSMAAIISLGLIGAGTNNARIAGMLRNLSSYYYKEAAHLFCVRIAQGLVHLGKGLLTLSPYHSDRFLLSPMALGGIVTVLHACLDMKSTILGKYHYILYIIVLAMQPRMLLTVDEDLKPLPVPVRVGQAVDVVGQAGRPKTITGFQTHTTPVLLAAGERAELATEKYLPLTSTLEGFVILRKNPEYHEE, encoded by the exons GCAGGAGATTCGTTCAGCTACCAGCTCGATGACGTCCGTCCCCAAGCCCCTGAAGTTCCTCCGCCCACACTATGGAACCCTAAAATCGTACTTTGAAAGCATGCAAGAGCCTGAGCTAAAG AAGTACATGGCTGACATACTATCGGTGTTGGCCTTGACAATGGCTGTCGAAGGAGAAAGA GAGAGCCTTAAGTACCGTTTGTTGGGTTCTGAAGGGGACATTGGTTCCTGGGGTCATGAATATGTGAG GAATCTTGCAGGTGAAATTGCTCAGGAATTCCAAAAGCGCCAG ggTGATGAGATGCCAATTGATGCCTTGATGGAACTAGTGCAGCAAATTGCCTCATTTCACATGAAG CACAATGCTGAGCCTGAAGCTGTGGATCTTCTGATGGAG GTTGAAGACCTTGATTTGCTGGTTGAGCATGTTGACTCAACAAACTACAAAAGAGCTTGCTTGTATCTTACCAGTTCATTTAA ATATCTTCCTGGCCCTGATGATGCATTAGCACTTGATATAGCATATACCATTTACATGAAGTTTAGGGACCTTACAAATGCGTTGCGCATTGCCCTGCTTCTTGATAACAAG TCCGCACAGTATGTGAAGCAGGTCTACACGGCGACTGATGATCTTTCACTCAAGAAGCAATTCTCTTACATCATCGCACGCCAT GGTTTGGCCATGGAGATTGATGATGAGATAGCTGCGGATGAAAATGATAAggaaattttgcaagaaatAGTTAATAACAGTAAGCTGAGTGAGGGGTACCTCACTCTTGCTCGTGATATTGAAGTTATGGAGGCAAAATCTCCGGAGGATATATATAAG GTCCATTTAATTGATGGTCGTGGTGCCAGTTCCAGTCTTGATTCTGCAAGACAGAATTTGGCCGCTACATTTGTCAATGCGTTTGTTAATGCTGGATTTGGCCAG GATAAGCTGATGACTGCTCCATCTGATTCATCCAGTAGCGGGTCTTCTGGAAACTGGTTATTTAAAAATAAGGAACATGGAAAAGCCAGTGCAGCAGCTAGCCTG GGAATGATTCTCCTGTGGGATACTGATTCTGGGCTTGCTCAGCTCGACAAGTACTTGCACAGTAATGATACTCATGTTGTTGCTGGAGCTTTGCTCGGCATTGGAGTTGTCAGCTGTGGTGTGAAGAATGAATGTGACCCT GCACTTGCTATTCTCTTGGAGTATATTAACAAGGACGACCCAAACATAAGGATTGGGGCAATCTTAGGGCTTGGTATTGCATATGCTGGTTCTCAGAAAGATGAG CTAAGAGTGCAACTATCGATGGTATTGGGAGAACCCCAAGCAACACTTGAGGTCTTGGTCTTCACAGCCGTCGCCTTGGGATTGGTGTTTGTTGGTTCTTGTAATGAAGAGATTGCACAGTCCATCATATTTTTCTTAATGGAGCGTAGTGAAGCCGAGCTTGCAGAACCAATTATACGCTTGCTCCCTGTTGCGCTTGGCCTTCTATTTCTTGGAAAACAG GAGAATGTTGAGGCTACCGCTGAGGTTGCTAAAACATTTGATGAGAAAATCAGGAAGTATTGTGACGTAACACTTATGTCCCTTGCATACGCTGGAACAGGGAATGTACTTAAG GTTCAGAAACTACTAGGTATTTGCTCACAGCATCTTGAGAAAGGCGAAACACACCAAGGACCAGCTGTCCTTGGAATTGCTCTTATTGCCATGTCTGAAGAATTAGGAGCTGAAATGGCTGTACGATCACTTGAGCGTCTCTTACAGTATGGCGAGCAGAATATTAGACGAGCTGTCCCTCTTGCTCTTGGTATACTCTGCATTTCGAATCCCAAG GTTAATGTTATGGACACACTGAGCAGATTGAGCCACGACGCAGACGCAGATGTTTCAATG GCTGCGATAATCTCATTGGGTTTGATTGGTGCTGGTACAAATAATGCCAGAATAGCTGGTATGCTTCGTAATCTTTCGAGTTATTACTACAAAGAAGCTGCTCATCTATTCTGT GTAAGAATTGCTCAAGGGCTTGTTCACCTTGGGAAGGGTTTGTTGACGTTGTCTCCATACCATTCCGACCGATTTCTTCTTTCCCC GATGGCACTTGGAGGAATTGTCACTGTTTTGCATGCCTGCCTTGATATGAAGTCCACCATTTTAGGGAAATATCACTACATTCTTTACATTATTGTCTTGGCTATGCAG ccCAGGATGCTTTTAACGGTGGATGAAGATCTGAAGCCTCTTCCTGTTCCAGTGCGGGTTGGGCAAGCAGTTGATGTGGTTGGCCAGGCAGGAAGACCCAAGACAATTACTGGCTTTCAGACACATACAACTCCTGTCTTGCTTGCAGCTGGAGAGCGAGCAGAACTGGCGACTGAGAA GTACCTCCCCCTGACATCGACATTGGAGGGCTTTGTAATTCTGAGAAAGAACCCTGAATACCATGAGGAATGA